From Vibrio splendidus, a single genomic window includes:
- the rsmA gene encoding 16S rRNA (adenine(1518)-N(6)/adenine(1519)-N(6))-dimethyltransferase RsmA: protein MRNDVHLGHKARKRFGQNFLNDPYIIDGIVSSINPLPGQNLVEIGPGLGAITEPVGKLVDKFTVIELDRDLAERLRNHPDLADKLTIYEGDAMKFDFEQLVKPNNKLRIFGNLPYNISTPLMFHLFEFHKDVQDMHFMLQKEVVNRLAAGPGTKAYGRLTVMAQYYCKVTPVLEVPPTAFVPPPKVDSAVVRLQPYEVLPYPAKDLKWLDRVCREGFNQRRKTVRNCYKSLIDKEVLEELGVNPGMRPENLTLEQFVDMANWLYDTHSADK from the coding sequence ATGAGAAATGATGTCCACTTAGGGCACAAAGCGCGTAAACGTTTTGGTCAAAACTTCCTTAACGATCCATACATTATTGATGGCATCGTATCTAGCATTAACCCACTACCAGGTCAAAACTTGGTAGAGATCGGTCCTGGTCTAGGCGCAATTACTGAGCCAGTGGGTAAGCTTGTCGATAAATTTACAGTTATCGAATTGGATAGAGACCTGGCTGAACGTCTTCGCAACCATCCCGATCTGGCTGATAAGCTAACGATCTATGAAGGCGATGCAATGAAGTTCGATTTCGAACAACTTGTTAAGCCAAACAACAAGCTACGTATTTTCGGTAACTTGCCATACAACATCTCGACACCATTGATGTTCCACCTTTTTGAGTTCCATAAAGACGTGCAAGACATGCACTTCATGCTTCAAAAAGAAGTGGTTAACCGATTAGCGGCCGGCCCAGGTACTAAAGCTTATGGTCGTCTTACGGTAATGGCTCAATACTACTGTAAAGTGACGCCTGTGCTAGAAGTGCCACCAACGGCCTTCGTTCCGCCACCGAAAGTAGATTCTGCAGTAGTACGCCTACAGCCATACGAAGTGCTACCTTACCCGGCAAAAGATCTGAAATGGCTAGATCGTGTATGTCGTGAAGGCTTTAACCAGCGTCGTAAAACGGTTCGTAACTGCTACAAGAGCCTAATCGACAAGGAAGTACTTGAAGAGTTGGGTGTTAACCCAGGCATGCGTCCTGAAAATTTAACGCTCGAGCAGTTTGTCGA
- the surA gene encoding peptidylprolyl isomerase SurA, with protein sequence MTLWKRTLIAIAAACTVSVSYAAPVELDSVKVIVNEGVILQSDIDASMKTLRANAKKSGQTLPSQDVLNEQVLEKLIIDTIQTQEAERIGVRIDDARLDQAIEGIAKDNNQTVEQLTASVAEEGLSYNAFREQVRKEIAASEARNALVRRRINILPAEVDSLADILAQETNATVQYKIGHIQLRFNDDQTKEELEAQAKEVVEELNSGKDFSTMAYTYSKGPKALQGGDWGWMRKEEMPTIFADQIKMQNKGSIIGPFRSGVGFHILKIEDVKGLETVAVTEVNARHILIKPTVILSDDGAKEQLEEITRRVNAGEASFGELAQQYSQDPGSAVQDGELGYQTPDLYVPEFKHQVETLPEGKISAPFKTVHGWHIVEVLDRREVDRTDSALKNKAYQILFNRKFNEEAGAWLQEVRASAFVEMVEDDQDDN encoded by the coding sequence ATGACATTGTGGAAACGCACATTAATTGCCATCGCAGCAGCTTGCACTGTATCAGTAAGCTACGCAGCGCCGGTAGAACTAGACAGCGTAAAAGTTATCGTTAACGAAGGCGTGATCTTACAAAGTGACATCGATGCTTCAATGAAGACGCTGCGCGCAAATGCTAAGAAAAGTGGTCAAACGTTACCATCGCAAGATGTCTTGAATGAACAGGTTCTAGAGAAGCTGATCATCGATACCATTCAAACGCAAGAAGCAGAACGTATTGGCGTTCGTATTGATGATGCTCGACTTGATCAAGCAATCGAAGGCATAGCGAAAGACAACAACCAGACTGTAGAACAATTAACAGCGTCGGTTGCTGAAGAAGGCCTTAGTTACAATGCATTTCGCGAACAAGTAAGAAAAGAGATTGCGGCAAGTGAAGCGCGTAACGCCTTAGTGCGTCGTCGTATCAACATTCTTCCAGCTGAAGTCGATAGCCTTGCGGATATCTTGGCGCAAGAGACTAACGCGACCGTTCAATACAAAATCGGACACATCCAACTTCGCTTTAATGATGACCAAACCAAAGAAGAGCTAGAAGCTCAAGCTAAAGAAGTGGTTGAGGAACTTAACTCAGGCAAAGATTTCAGCACCATGGCTTATACTTATTCAAAAGGCCCTAAAGCGCTACAAGGTGGTGACTGGGGGTGGATGCGTAAAGAAGAGATGCCTACCATTTTTGCAGACCAAATCAAAATGCAGAATAAAGGCAGCATCATCGGTCCTTTCCGAAGCGGCGTTGGTTTCCATATTCTGAAAATTGAAGATGTGAAAGGCTTGGAAACAGTAGCGGTGACGGAAGTTAATGCTCGTCATATCCTAATTAAACCGACCGTCATCTTAAGTGACGACGGTGCCAAGGAGCAACTTGAAGAAATCACGCGTCGTGTAAACGCGGGTGAAGCGAGCTTTGGTGAACTTGCGCAGCAATACAGCCAAGATCCAGGCTCTGCAGTGCAAGATGGTGAACTAGGCTACCAAACACCGGATTTGTATGTACCTGAATTTAAGCACCAAGTAGAAACGCTACCTGAAGGTAAGATCAGCGCACCATTTAAAACCGTGCATGGCTGGCACATTGTTGAAGTACTAGACCGTCGAGAAGTTGACCGTACCGATTCAGCTTTGAAAAACAAAGCTTACCAAATTCTATTTAACCGTAAGTTCAACGAAGAAGCTGGCGCTTGGCTACAAGAAGTAAGAGCGAGTGCTTTTGTTGAAATGGTTGAGGATGACCAAGATGACAACTAA
- the pdxA gene encoding 4-hydroxythreonine-4-phosphate dehydrogenase PdxA, giving the protein MTTKRLVITAGEPAGIGPDLTLALSQESWPHQLVVCADKTLLAERAQMLGIEVELLDYDSTAPKQPQRSGTLVVKHVPLAEVAVAGQLNEANGHYVLNTLETAAIGCMNDEFDAIVTGPVHKGVINRAGVAFSGHTEFFAEKSNTPLVVMMLATEGLRVALVTTHIPLAYVSQAVTEDRLEQIIAILNKDLVEKFAIEKPTIYVCGLNPHAGEDGCLGREEIETITPTLEKIRQKDGINLVGPLPADTIFNEKYLQDADAVLGMYHDQVLPVLKYKGFGRSVNITLGLPFIRTSVDHGTALDLAGKGQADTGSFRTALTHAIELVEKKQ; this is encoded by the coding sequence ATGACAACTAAACGCCTTGTCATTACGGCAGGTGAACCTGCAGGAATTGGGCCAGATTTAACTCTCGCCTTATCCCAAGAAAGCTGGCCACATCAGCTCGTGGTGTGTGCGGACAAAACCCTACTAGCAGAGCGAGCTCAAATGTTAGGGATCGAGGTGGAGCTGTTGGATTACGATTCAACCGCGCCCAAGCAACCTCAACGCTCTGGAACATTGGTTGTGAAACATGTTCCACTCGCTGAAGTCGCCGTTGCGGGTCAACTTAATGAAGCGAACGGCCACTACGTATTAAATACATTAGAAACCGCAGCAATTGGCTGTATGAATGATGAATTTGATGCTATTGTCACCGGCCCTGTTCACAAGGGTGTAATTAACCGAGCTGGCGTTGCTTTTAGTGGCCATACCGAGTTCTTTGCAGAGAAGTCCAATACACCGCTCGTGGTGATGATGTTGGCAACAGAAGGGCTGCGTGTTGCGCTAGTAACAACGCACATCCCACTAGCTTATGTATCTCAAGCAGTGACCGAAGACAGATTAGAGCAAATTATTGCAATTCTGAATAAAGATTTGGTTGAAAAGTTTGCTATTGAGAAACCAACTATCTACGTGTGTGGCTTGAATCCACATGCAGGTGAAGATGGTTGCTTGGGACGTGAAGAGATAGAAACCATCACCCCGACGCTAGAAAAAATTCGCCAAAAAGATGGCATCAATTTAGTTGGCCCATTGCCAGCAGACACCATCTTTAATGAAAAATATTTGCAAGATGCAGATGCTGTTTTAGGTATGTATCACGACCAAGTACTCCCAGTATTGAAATACAAAGGGTTTGGTCGTTCAGTGAACATCACGCTTGGCTTACCGTTTATTCGAACATCAGTCGACCACGGTACCGCCTTAGACTTGGCAGGGAAAGGCCAAGCCGATACAGGGAGCTTTAGAACAGCGCTCACGCACGCCATTGAATTAGTAGAGAAAAAACAATGA